The segment CATCTCATCATTCTGCATATGACCTGCCGTTGCTTCAGATGTGATAAATAAAAATAATAAACTTATAAATACCAGTTTCCTCATGAAAAAATCCCCCTCATATTACTATAGATACCTATAGTATGAGCAGGGATCGCATTAAATAAACTTCTCAAATTGTGACAAATTACTAGATTGCCAGTTTAGAAGAGATATAATAAGTCTCTGGACCATTGCAAGACCTCAAGAAAAAATCTGCTGACACCAGAACCGATGACAATCGTAATAAAAAGCAATAAAATTCTTGCCTCTGTTACACGACTTTTTCGTATAAGCGGGTCAAAATTTATTGCTACTACCAACCGCCAAGTGATAGAAATAAAAATAATATGTGAGATTATACTAATAACTGCTAATTGTCCTATATCAAACATGGGAACCACCTAACTTTTTAATACTACTAGTTACTTTGCCATTTGCGCATGAAAATGTCAACGGATTGCAGCCTGAACTAAAAATTCGACTAAGCGCCTTTCATTTCCCGGGAAATATCGACAAGATTATTACATAAAAAGTCTCTCGCAACCTTAGTCACGAGAGATATTTTTGTTTTTTACCGACCGACATCTAAACGGTTCAATGCTCGTTTGAGTGCTAATTCTGCCCTTTGGAAGTCGATATCGTCCTGGTTAGATTGAAGACGGCGTTCGGCACGAGCTTTTGCTTCTTCTGCACGCTCGACATTAATTTCTGAAGGTTTTTCTGCAGTTTGGGCAAGAATTGTTACTTTATCTGGCCTTACCTCCATGAACCCGCCGTTTACAGACAGACGTTTCGTATCGCTATCGCCTTTTAAGCGGACCGCGCTAATTGATAATGGAGCGACCAACGGAATATGTCCTGGTAAAATACCGAGTTCGCCGGTTTCTGATTTACAGCTAACCATATCAAAATCTTCTTCCAATATTGGGCCATCAGGAGTAACAACAATCACCGTTAGTGTTTTCAATGTAACCCCTCCTCGGACTGGTATGAAGGTTCCATGTACGTGAATATATCCAGCCTTAAGTCACTACCTGCAACTTTAGCGAATATTGCTTCTACCACCCGTTATTATTCCATACCTTTTGCTTTTTCGATTACATCCTCAATTGGGCCTACCAAGCGAAATGCATCTTCTGGTAAGTCATCATATTTACCATCCAAAATTTCTCTAAATCCTTTTATCGTTTCGGCTACTGGTACATAAGATCCCTTTTGTCCAGTAAACTGTTCTGCAACATGGAAGTTTTGCGATAAGAAGAATCTCAGACGACGTGCACGGGATACAGTAAGTTTATCCTCGTCACCTAACTCATCCATACCTAGTATTGCAATAATATCTTGCAGTTCTTTATACTTTTGCAACGTTTGCTGAACTTCTTCTGCTACTTGATAATGTTCGTCACCTACAGATTCAGGATCCAGTGCACGTGATGTGGATGCTAGTGGATCCACCGCAGGATAGATACCTTCCTCTGATAAGCTACGATCCAAGTTTGTTGTAGCGTCAAGGTGAGCGAATGTTGTTGCTGGTGCCGGGTCTGTGTAGTCATCGGCAGGCACATAAATCGCCTGAATCGATGTTACAGAACCTTTATCTGTTGATGTAATTCGCTCTTGTAATTGTCCCATCTCTGTTGCAAGGGTTGGCTGATAACCAACGGCAGAAGGCATACGACCAAGAAGTGCGGAAACTTCAGTACCTGCTTGTGTGAAACGATAAATATTATCGATAAAGAGAAGCACGTCCGCTCCCTTTTCATCACGGAAATACTCAGCCATTGTCAGTCCTGTTAGTGCGACACGAAAACGTGCACCTGGTGGTTCATTCATCTGCCCGAATACCATAGCTGTTTTGTTAATAACACCGGAATCTTTCATTTCATAGTAAAGGTCATTCCCTCACGTGTACGCTCACCAACACCTGCGAACACGGAAAGCCCTCCATGCTCCAATGCAATATTATTGATTAGTTCCTGGATTAAAACGGTTTTTCCAACACCGGCTCCACCAAATAATCCAATTTTACCACCCTTAATGTAGGGTGCCAGTAAGTCGACAACCTTAATGCCAGTTTCGAGAATTTCTGTCTCTGTGGACAGATCCTCAAATTCAGGTGCTTCCCGGTGAATTGGATCCCGGCGCACGTCAGCTGGAAGTGGCTCATCAAGGTCGATATTGTCACCAAGCAGATTGAAAACCCGGCCTAACGTCGCGTCTCCAACTGGTACGGAAATCGGATTACCTGTATTTACTACTGCCATTCCACGTGTGACACCGTCTGTGGAAGACATCGCAATTGTACGTACACTATTATCACCCAGATGCAGGGCAACTTCCAGTGTAAGATCAATTTCTTCCTGTCCTTCACTTGCTTGCGCCTGAACAGTTAAGGCGTTATTAATAGCCGGGAGCTGTCCGTCATCGAATCTTATATCAACGACAGGCCCCGTCACTTGTGTTACATGTCCTTTGCTCAATGATTTCCCTCCTAACTAACTTTCGAAAATGATCCATGAATCCTATTCCAGTGCTGCAACTCCACCAGTAATTTCAGTGATTTCCTGTGTAATAGCACCTTGGCGGGCACGATTATAGGATAATTCCAAGTCATCGATAATTTCATTGGCATTATCTGTTGCACTGTTCATCGCCGTCCTACGTGCAGCATGTTCACTGGCCTTACCGTCTAACAACGCACCGAAGATTAAACTTTCAGCGTATTGCGGCAGAAGCACTTCCAGAATTTGTTGCTGATCTGGCTCATATTCATACTCATTATTTGAGTCATTTCCTTCTATATCTGTAATTGGCAGTATCTTTGTACTAGTCACCTGCTGGGAAATAGCACTTACATAGTGATTATAGAAGATATTCAATTCATCAATTTCTTCATCACCGTACATACGTACCGTGTCCGAAGTAAGTTCTTTAATATCTGTAAAATTCGGCTGATCTGAGACAC is part of the Virgibacillus sp. NKC19-16 genome and harbors:
- a CDS encoding DUF1146 family protein, whose protein sequence is MFDIGQLAVISIISHIIFISITWRLVVAINFDPLIRKSRVTEARILLLFITIVIGSGVSRFFLEVLQWSRDLLYLF
- the atpG gene encoding ATP synthase F1 subunit gamma — encoded protein: MASIRDIKTRMDSTKKTKQITAAMEMVSASKMSKAEQNAKGFVPYSAKIQEVVASIAAGDSEATHPMLEHRDVKKTGYIVITSDRGLAGAYNSSVLRHLYETVQQRHNSKDEYTVIAIGRMAYEFCQKQNMPMARSLVGVSDQPNFTDIKELTSDTVRMYGDEEIDELNIFYNHYVSAISQQVTSTKILPITDIEGNDSNNEYEYEPDQQQILEVLLPQYAESLIFGALLDGKASEHAARRTAMNSATDNANEIIDDLELSYNRARQGAITQEITEITGGVAALE
- a CDS encoding F0F1 ATP synthase subunit epsilon, producing the protein MKTLTVIVVTPDGPILEEDFDMVSCKSETGELGILPGHIPLVAPLSISAVRLKGDSDTKRLSVNGGFMEVRPDKVTILAQTAEKPSEINVERAEEAKARAERRLQSNQDDIDFQRAELALKRALNRLDVGR